The following are encoded together in the Mycolicibacterium arabiense genome:
- a CDS encoding Rv2253/PknI dimerization domain-containing protein: MGSAKTISSAAVLATAMTVLGTAPHATAEYEQYAMNGTFSVVSNGEWARTNDRYQDEPSVHSTWTVNTVCTNAITCSGTVTSSLGWTEDVYTNIGNLWYVKHFVPDWIPCPDGTRAPGLQVYRFYPATDEGMVQRPSDLWIGEDETTGMSGNCGRNRSLVLRLPVKISKIS; the protein is encoded by the coding sequence GTGGGCTCAGCGAAGACGATCTCGAGCGCAGCAGTGCTCGCCACCGCCATGACCGTCCTCGGCACCGCGCCACACGCCACCGCCGAGTACGAGCAGTACGCGATGAACGGGACGTTCTCCGTCGTGTCCAACGGTGAGTGGGCCAGGACGAACGACCGCTACCAGGACGAACCGTCGGTGCACAGCACCTGGACGGTGAATACCGTCTGTACGAACGCGATCACGTGCTCGGGCACGGTGACCAGCAGCCTGGGGTGGACCGAGGACGTCTATACCAACATCGGCAACCTCTGGTACGTCAAGCACTTCGTCCCCGACTGGATTCCGTGCCCCGACGGCACCCGCGCCCCAGGTCTTCAGGTGTACAGGTTCTACCCCGCTACGGACGAGGGCATGGTGCAACGCCCCTCGGATCTGTGGATCGGAGAGGACGAGACCACCGGCATGAGCGGCAACTGCGGCCGCAACCGCTCTCTAGTGCTGAGACTGCCCGTCAAGATCTCCAAGATCAGCTGA
- a CDS encoding MCE family protein — MTRGALGRALAAGTCVIVTASGCAFQGVNSLPLPGAVGRGSDAVTYHVQIANVSTLESNSPVLIDDVVVGSVGKMDVQDWHANVEISVKPDVAVPANAVASVGQTSLLGSMHLALDPPLGQKPEGKLAPGATITLNDSSTYPTTEETLSSLSVVVNAGGLGQIGDVVHTFNEALSGREEDFRSLLTELDAFIGTLDQQRQSLVATIDALNRVASTFAGRREVITAALQRIPRALEVLDRERPQLTTALDKLGTFSNTATRLVNDTQDDLVKNLEGLQPTIQALADVGPDIDASLAYATVFPYGQNLIDRAVRGDFINLFATVDISGPRLRKSIFLGSRAGQEGRDLVPLPGEPYFQRYTYDPMGRPLRPPPPGGPLSALPGNPPTAGLQADPPGADRSQPGPGALPAAPPPLPPVSGPVLPVVPQSNSGAAEADPPPAPGDPIFAGPYGPAAGGN; from the coding sequence ATGACGCGAGGAGCGCTCGGACGCGCCTTGGCCGCCGGCACGTGCGTGATCGTCACCGCCAGCGGGTGCGCCTTCCAGGGCGTCAACTCGCTGCCCCTGCCGGGTGCGGTGGGCCGTGGCTCCGACGCCGTGACCTACCACGTCCAGATCGCGAACGTGTCGACGCTGGAGTCGAATTCGCCCGTGTTGATCGACGACGTCGTCGTCGGCAGCGTCGGCAAGATGGATGTCCAGGACTGGCACGCCAACGTGGAGATCTCGGTCAAGCCCGACGTCGCGGTACCGGCCAATGCCGTGGCCAGCGTGGGGCAGACCAGCCTGCTGGGTTCCATGCACCTGGCCCTCGATCCGCCGCTGGGCCAGAAGCCGGAGGGCAAGCTAGCGCCCGGCGCCACGATCACGCTCAACGACTCGTCGACGTACCCGACGACCGAGGAGACGCTGTCGTCGCTGTCGGTGGTGGTCAACGCCGGCGGGCTCGGGCAGATCGGCGACGTGGTGCACACGTTCAACGAGGCGCTGTCCGGCCGCGAGGAGGACTTCCGAAGCCTGCTCACCGAACTCGACGCGTTCATCGGCACCCTCGACCAGCAGCGCCAGAGCCTGGTGGCCACGATCGATGCGCTCAACCGCGTCGCGTCCACGTTCGCCGGCCGACGCGAGGTGATCACCGCTGCGCTGCAACGCATCCCGCGTGCCCTAGAAGTGCTGGACAGGGAACGTCCGCAGCTCACCACCGCGCTCGACAAGCTCGGCACGTTCAGCAACACCGCCACCCGGCTGGTCAACGACACTCAGGACGACCTCGTGAAGAACCTCGAGGGCCTGCAGCCGACGATCCAGGCCCTCGCCGACGTCGGTCCGGACATCGACGCCAGCCTGGCGTACGCGACGGTGTTCCCGTACGGCCAGAACCTGATCGACCGTGCCGTGCGCGGCGACTTCATCAACCTGTTCGCTACGGTCGACATCTCCGGCCCGCGCCTGCGCAAGTCCATCTTCCTCGGGTCGAGGGCAGGACAGGAAGGCCGCGACCTCGTGCCGCTGCCGGGTGAGCCGTACTTCCAGCGCTACACCTACGACCCGATGGGCCGGCCCCTGCGGCCGCCGCCACCGGGCGGGCCGCTGTCCGCGCTGCCGGGTAATCCGCCGACGGCAGGTCTGCAGGCCGACCCCCCGGGAGCCGACCGCAGCCAGCCGGGCCCGGGTGCCCTGCCTGCGGCCCCGCCGCCGCTCCCACCCGTCAGCGGGCCGGTGCTTCCCGTCGTCCCGCAATCGAACTCCGGCGCAGCGGAGGCCGATCCTCCGCCGGCACCCGGTGATCCGATCTTCGCGGGCCCCTACGGGCCCGCAGCGGGAGGCAACTGA
- a CDS encoding MCE family protein, whose protein sequence is MLTRFIKIQLAIFTIVGLVGVTVMAINYVQVPTFLGIGKYEVKLQLPSSGGLYRFSNVTYRGVEVGKVTDVRVTPTGAEATMSLDTSPKIPIDLQAEVRSVSAVGEQYVDLRPRTDSGPYLENGSVIAVGDTTIPAPVGPVLDRVSKLVDSFPKDRLGDLLDETYKGFDGAEFDFGSLLDSGATLSRDLNGVADQTRMLADDTRPLLEGQAATSDSIRTWARSLAGFTGQLQASDPQFRRVLQGFPSFVDETTGLLNQLKPTLPVLLANLGTVSEILMTYNASLEQLLVLLPPYIAQQQGYSVTSDSTGTARGDFAATVSDPPACTVGFLPPSSWRSPADESDIDTPDGIYCKLPQDSPIAVRGLRNFPCIRKPGKRAPTVQICNSDKPFVPLAMRQHATGPYPIDPSLIAQGIPIDDRTTLSDDIHAPIGGTPLPPGAVPAGTMPNAGPPIGAPVSPLEAPITTAVAPAPPPGNSLNGQPIAPLGPPPGPAPEAAPGAPLAVPDAPAPAPLAPGPAPGPLGLAPVPAGGAVPAAPSAFGGAESGSGKPSVALAQYNPRTGEYVGSDGKVYQVTNLVADEPLAKTWKDLLLH, encoded by the coding sequence ATGCTCACCAGGTTCATCAAGATCCAGCTGGCGATCTTCACGATCGTGGGCCTCGTCGGCGTGACGGTGATGGCCATCAACTACGTGCAGGTGCCCACCTTCCTGGGCATCGGCAAGTACGAGGTGAAGCTGCAGTTGCCGTCCTCTGGTGGGCTCTACCGGTTCAGCAACGTGACCTACCGCGGCGTCGAGGTGGGCAAGGTGACCGACGTGCGCGTCACGCCGACCGGCGCGGAGGCGACGATGTCGCTCGACACCTCGCCCAAGATCCCCATCGACCTGCAGGCTGAGGTCCGAAGCGTCTCGGCGGTCGGTGAGCAGTACGTCGACCTGCGACCGCGCACCGACTCCGGGCCGTACCTCGAGAACGGGTCCGTGATCGCGGTGGGGGACACGACGATTCCGGCTCCGGTGGGCCCGGTCCTGGACCGGGTCAGCAAGCTCGTCGACTCCTTCCCCAAGGACCGGCTCGGGGATCTCCTCGACGAGACCTACAAGGGGTTCGACGGTGCGGAATTCGACTTCGGCTCGCTGCTGGACTCCGGTGCGACGCTGAGCCGCGACCTCAACGGCGTCGCCGACCAGACCCGGATGCTGGCCGACGACACCCGTCCGCTGCTGGAGGGCCAAGCGGCCACCTCCGATTCGATCCGCACGTGGGCGCGCAGCCTGGCCGGGTTCACCGGACAGCTGCAGGCCAGCGACCCCCAGTTCCGCAGGGTGCTGCAAGGGTTTCCGAGCTTCGTCGACGAGACGACGGGTCTGCTGAATCAACTCAAGCCGACGTTGCCGGTCCTGCTCGCGAACCTCGGGACCGTGAGCGAGATCCTGATGACCTACAACGCGTCGCTGGAACAGCTGCTCGTGCTGCTCCCGCCGTACATCGCGCAGCAGCAGGGTTATTCGGTCACGTCCGACTCGACGGGCACGGCGCGCGGTGACTTCGCCGCGACCGTGAGTGATCCGCCGGCCTGCACGGTCGGGTTCCTCCCGCCGTCGTCGTGGCGGTCACCGGCCGACGAGTCGGACATCGACACCCCGGACGGCATCTACTGCAAGCTGCCCCAGGATTCGCCGATCGCGGTCCGCGGCCTGCGGAACTTTCCCTGCATTCGCAAGCCGGGCAAGCGCGCACCGACGGTCCAGATCTGCAACAGCGACAAGCCGTTCGTCCCGTTGGCGATGCGTCAGCACGCGACCGGGCCGTACCCGATCGACCCCAGCCTGATCGCCCAGGGCATCCCGATCGACGATCGCACGACGCTGAGCGACGACATCCACGCACCGATCGGTGGGACGCCCCTACCGCCGGGTGCGGTACCGGCCGGCACGATGCCCAACGCGGGGCCGCCGATCGGCGCCCCGGTGTCGCCGCTGGAGGCGCCCATCACCACCGCTGTCGCGCCTGCGCCACCGCCGGGCAACTCCCTCAACGGCCAACCGATCGCACCGCTGGGTCCGCCGCCAGGACCGGCACCCGAAGCAGCGCCCGGTGCGCCGTTGGCCGTGCCCGACGCACCAGCCCCCGCACCGCTCGCACCCGGGCCTGCTCCAGGCCCTCTGGGGCTCGCGCCGGTGCCGGCCGGCGGTGCGGTGCCCGCCGCGCCCAGCGCCTTCGGTGGTGCCGAGTCCGGCAGTGGCAAGCCGAGCGTCGCACTGGCACAATACAACCCGCGCACGGGGGAGTACGTCGGGTCCGATGGCAAGGTGTACCAGGTGACGAACCTGGTGGCCGACGAGCCGCTCGCCAAGACGTGGAAGGACCTGCTGCTTCACTAG
- a CDS encoding MCE family protein yields MARSRKWIVPTVAAALVIALIGGGFLAVRAMFFGPNEITAYFPTATAIYVGDDVRVAGVKVGKIDSIEPMGTQTKMVMSVDDGVSVPADASAVIVAQNLVAARYVQLTPAYRESDGGEKMADGAVIPQERTAVPVEWDEVKQQLERLATDLGPASDTTTTSVGRFIDSAANALDGNGEKLRQTLAQLSGVGRTLAEGSGDFVGIIKNLQVFIGALRASNEQIVSLNNRLATLSSVLDGSKSDLDAALSNLSVATDEVKRFISGTRDQTAEQLQGLAQVTQTLVDVKDDFEQVLHITPNAFGNAYNIYDPDIGAVRGGFSIPNLASPMQFVCGMIGATQNTTAPETAKLCNDYLGPALRLLNLNYIPIPINPYLAKSASPENIIYADPKLAPGGSGEAQVPPEIPPAVSAYTGLDGDVPPPPGMGPPGVPLPVNERTPLAPFPALYPGAPVPTDPPRIGPPLPGAPAPAAPVEPGTPSLPGMLLPAEATHPAPGPAPGPLLPAEGMPPS; encoded by the coding sequence ATGGCCCGTTCCCGGAAGTGGATCGTGCCCACGGTCGCTGCCGCGCTGGTGATCGCGTTGATCGGGGGCGGCTTCCTCGCGGTGCGCGCGATGTTCTTCGGTCCCAACGAGATCACCGCCTACTTCCCGACCGCGACGGCCATCTACGTGGGTGACGACGTGCGGGTGGCAGGGGTGAAGGTCGGCAAGATCGACTCGATCGAACCGATGGGCACCCAGACCAAGATGGTGATGTCCGTCGACGACGGCGTGTCCGTCCCCGCCGATGCGTCGGCCGTGATCGTCGCCCAAAACCTGGTCGCCGCCCGCTACGTTCAGCTGACGCCCGCGTACCGCGAGTCCGACGGCGGCGAGAAGATGGCCGATGGCGCCGTGATCCCGCAGGAGCGCACTGCCGTTCCCGTCGAGTGGGACGAGGTCAAGCAGCAACTCGAGCGTCTCGCAACCGATCTCGGACCGGCCAGTGACACGACGACGACGTCGGTCGGCCGGTTCATCGACAGCGCGGCGAACGCCCTCGACGGCAATGGCGAGAAGCTCCGGCAGACGCTCGCGCAGCTGTCCGGCGTCGGCCGCACCCTTGCCGAGGGCAGTGGCGACTTCGTGGGCATCATCAAGAACCTGCAGGTGTTCATCGGCGCCCTGCGCGCGAGCAACGAGCAGATCGTGTCGCTGAACAACCGGCTCGCCACGCTGTCGAGCGTGCTCGACGGCAGCAAGTCCGATCTGGACGCCGCACTGTCCAATCTCTCGGTGGCCACCGACGAGGTGAAGCGATTCATCTCGGGCACCCGCGACCAGACCGCCGAGCAGTTGCAGGGGCTGGCGCAGGTCACTCAGACCCTGGTCGACGTCAAGGACGACTTCGAGCAGGTGCTGCACATCACGCCGAACGCGTTCGGAAACGCCTACAACATCTACGATCCCGACATCGGGGCGGTGCGCGGCGGCTTCTCGATCCCCAACTTGGCCAGCCCCATGCAATTCGTCTGCGGCATGATCGGCGCGACGCAGAACACCACGGCGCCCGAGACCGCCAAGCTCTGCAACGACTACCTCGGACCGGCCCTGCGGTTGCTGAACCTCAACTACATTCCGATTCCGATCAACCCGTACCTGGCCAAGTCCGCCAGCCCGGAGAACATCATCTACGCCGATCCGAAGCTGGCGCCCGGCGGCAGCGGTGAGGCCCAGGTGCCGCCGGAGATCCCCCCGGCGGTCTCGGCGTACACCGGTCTCGACGGCGACGTCCCGCCGCCGCCCGGCATGGGACCCCCCGGGGTGCCGTTGCCGGTCAACGAGCGAACGCCACTGGCTCCGTTCCCCGCGCTCTATCCCGGTGCCCCGGTGCCGACGGACCCGCCGCGGATCGGTCCGCCGCTGCCGGGCGCACCCGCACCGGCGGCGCCCGTCGAGCCCGGCACGCCGAGCCTGCCCGGCATGCTGCTGCCCGCCGAGGCCACGCACCCCGCCCCCGGCCCGGCCCCGGGACCGCTGCTACCTGCTGAAGGGATGCCACCGTCATGA
- a CDS encoding MCE family protein, with protein sequence MTGGRSMIIKFGIFATVMTLLTVFLFFTFGQYRTGSTNGYSAVFSNASRLAVGDTVRVAGIRVGTVTDVALEPDRNVLVEFDADEKIKLTTGTRAAIRYLNLTGDRYVDLIDGPGSTKLMPPGARIPIDRTEPALDLDLLLSGLKPVVQGLNPQDVNALTASLVQVFQGEGSTINSLLAKTSSFSSTLADDNETVEQLIDNLNETLQVISKDGDQFAGAIDRLEKLIAGLSADRDPIGTAITALDNGTASIADLLTQARPPLAGSVDELNRLAPNLESGKGFLDGALQNAPKNYRKLARIGAYGGFVQYYICELSIRVTDLQGRASLFPFVKQENGRCAEP encoded by the coding sequence ATGACCGGCGGCCGCAGCATGATCATCAAGTTCGGCATCTTCGCGACCGTGATGACGCTGCTGACGGTATTCCTTTTCTTCACCTTCGGGCAGTACCGGACCGGCTCCACCAACGGCTATTCGGCGGTGTTCTCCAACGCATCTCGGCTCGCCGTCGGTGACACCGTCCGCGTGGCCGGCATCCGGGTCGGCACGGTCACCGACGTGGCGCTGGAGCCGGACCGCAACGTCCTGGTCGAGTTCGACGCCGACGAGAAGATCAAGCTCACCACCGGAACCCGGGCTGCCATCCGCTACCTGAACCTGACCGGCGATCGCTACGTCGACCTCATCGACGGCCCGGGCTCGACCAAGCTCATGCCGCCCGGCGCCCGCATCCCCATCGACCGGACCGAACCCGCGCTGGACCTCGATCTGCTGCTGAGCGGACTGAAGCCGGTCGTGCAGGGTCTCAACCCGCAAGACGTCAACGCGCTCACCGCCTCCCTGGTGCAGGTGTTCCAGGGCGAGGGGTCGACGATCAACTCGCTGCTGGCCAAGACGTCGTCGTTCTCGAGCACGCTGGCCGACGACAACGAGACCGTCGAGCAGTTGATCGACAACCTCAACGAGACGTTGCAGGTGATCTCGAAGGACGGCGACCAGTTCGCGGGCGCGATCGACCGGCTCGAGAAGCTGATCGCCGGCCTGTCGGCCGACCGGGACCCGATCGGCACGGCCATCACCGCGCTCGACAACGGCACCGCCTCGATCGCCGACCTGTTGACCCAGGCGCGACCCCCGCTGGCGGGCAGCGTCGACGAGCTCAACCGCCTCGCGCCCAACCTGGAGAGCGGCAAGGGATTCCTCGACGGCGCTCTGCAGAACGCGCCGAAGAACTACCGCAAGCTCGCGCGCATCGGCGCCTACGGCGGGTTCGTGCAGTACTACATCTGCGAACTCTCGATCCGCGTGACGGACCTGCAGGGCAGAGCGTCGCTGTTCCCCTTCGTGAAGCAGGAAAACGGAAGGTGCGCTGAGCCGTAA
- a CDS encoding MCE family protein has product MSSSVVRPLAGLGMVIAIVAIVVFSIGMFRGGFGTTVPVTVVSERAGLVMNPEAKVKMRGVQVGQVERIENRPDGTAVLHLAMDPKQLQYIPANVDVNLASTTVFGAKSVELVAPADPSSTPLAKGQQLDAQHVTVETNTLFQQLTSVLKSIDPVQLNETLAAISGALNGRGEKFGQTVTDFNAFFKSINPSLGNIARDLEVAPVALNAYADAAPDLVNILDSTTKVGDTLVDQEDNLDRFLVSAIGLADTGNDVVGTNRQPLTDVLRMLVPTTEKLSQYSDNLRCGIQALNVFVHSPPPDRPGVDVSASFTLGVERYRYPEDLPIVAAKSGSSCKDQMLPAVPNGKRPPFLVTDIGANPWKYGNQGVLLNSDALKQALFGPVQGPPRNSAQIGMPG; this is encoded by the coding sequence GTGTCCAGCTCAGTCGTCCGCCCCCTGGCGGGTCTGGGAATGGTGATCGCCATCGTCGCGATCGTGGTGTTCTCGATCGGCATGTTCCGCGGCGGGTTCGGGACGACGGTGCCGGTCACCGTGGTGTCCGAGCGTGCCGGGCTGGTGATGAACCCAGAGGCCAAGGTCAAGATGCGGGGCGTCCAGGTAGGGCAGGTCGAGCGCATCGAGAACCGCCCGGACGGCACCGCCGTGCTGCACCTCGCGATGGATCCCAAGCAACTGCAGTACATCCCGGCCAACGTGGACGTCAACCTCGCGTCGACGACGGTGTTCGGCGCGAAGTCCGTCGAACTCGTCGCACCGGCCGACCCGTCGTCGACACCGTTGGCCAAGGGGCAGCAGCTCGACGCCCAGCACGTCACCGTCGAGACGAATACCCTGTTCCAGCAACTGACTTCGGTGCTCAAGTCCATCGATCCGGTGCAGCTGAACGAAACCCTGGCCGCCATCTCCGGCGCTCTCAACGGTCGCGGCGAGAAGTTCGGTCAGACGGTGACGGACTTCAACGCGTTCTTCAAGAGCATCAACCCCAGCCTGGGCAACATCGCGCGCGATCTGGAGGTCGCCCCGGTGGCGCTGAACGCCTACGCCGACGCGGCGCCCGACCTGGTGAACATCCTCGACAGCACCACCAAGGTGGGCGACACCCTGGTCGACCAGGAGGACAACCTGGACCGGTTCCTGGTCAGCGCAATCGGATTGGCGGACACCGGAAACGACGTCGTCGGCACCAACCGTCAACCGCTGACCGACGTCCTGCGGATGCTCGTGCCCACCACCGAGAAACTGAGCCAGTACAGCGACAACCTGCGCTGCGGCATCCAGGCCCTCAACGTGTTCGTGCACTCGCCCCCACCCGACCGCCCCGGCGTCGACGTGTCGGCGAGCTTCACCCTCGGCGTAGAGCGCTACCGCTACCCCGAGGATCTGCCCATCGTGGCGGCCAAGAGCGGCTCGTCGTGCAAGGACCAGATGCTGCCCGCCGTCCCGAACGGGAAGCGACCGCCGTTCCTAGTCACCGACATCGGCGCGAACCCCTGGAAGTACGGCAACCAGGGCGTCCTGCTGAACTCCGATGCACTCAAGCAGGCATTGTTCGGACCCGTGCAGGGCCCGCCCCGCAACAGCGCACAGATCGGGATGCCCGGATGA
- a CDS encoding MCE family protein gives MLKYRGAQLARAGFMGVVLAILIIAVGLQPERLLAYATSLQYQALFEEAGGITVGNDVTLSGIKVGAVTEVGLDDGQALVRFTVDSRYPLGSQTSALIKTGTLLGERVLTLESAGDGALNRTEVIPVTRTSSPYSLSDAVGELTTNTAGTDTAQLNQSLDTLSQTLDEIAPQLGPTFDGLSRLSQSLNSRNETLGALLESASNVTGILSERSQQVNSLILNANDLLAVLVERRQAIVDLLANTSAVSQQLVGLVKDNEAELAPTLERLNKVNEVLVRNRDNLAKAIPGAAKYQGILSEAVSSGAYYTAYVPNFQPAQLLQPFLDYAFGFRRGAFGAGVPPTTPETGPRAELPLPYNAIPGGSR, from the coding sequence ATGCTCAAATACCGAGGAGCGCAACTCGCGCGTGCAGGGTTCATGGGCGTCGTGCTCGCGATCCTGATCATCGCCGTGGGCCTGCAGCCCGAGCGGCTGCTGGCGTACGCCACGTCGCTGCAGTACCAAGCCCTGTTCGAGGAGGCAGGCGGCATCACGGTCGGCAACGACGTGACGCTGTCCGGCATCAAGGTCGGCGCCGTCACCGAGGTGGGACTCGACGACGGCCAGGCGCTGGTGCGGTTCACGGTCGACAGCAGATACCCGCTCGGCTCGCAGACCTCGGCGCTGATCAAGACCGGAACGCTGTTGGGCGAACGGGTTCTCACGCTGGAGTCGGCGGGTGACGGCGCCTTGAACCGCACCGAGGTCATCCCGGTGACCCGTACCTCCTCGCCGTACTCGCTGAGCGACGCGGTCGGCGAATTGACCACGAACACCGCGGGTACCGACACGGCACAGCTCAACCAGTCGCTCGACACGCTGTCGCAGACCCTCGACGAGATCGCCCCGCAGCTCGGTCCCACCTTCGACGGACTCAGCCGCCTGTCCCAATCGCTCAACAGCCGCAACGAGACTCTGGGCGCCCTGCTCGAGTCGGCGTCGAACGTCACCGGAATCCTCTCCGAGCGCAGCCAGCAGGTGAACAGCCTCATCCTCAACGCCAACGACCTGTTGGCGGTCCTGGTGGAACGCCGTCAGGCGATCGTGGACCTGCTGGCCAACACCTCCGCGGTGTCCCAGCAGCTGGTCGGGCTGGTCAAGGACAACGAAGCCGAACTCGCGCCCACGCTGGAGCGACTCAACAAGGTCAACGAAGTGCTGGTGCGCAACCGCGACAACCTCGCGAAGGCCATCCCGGGCGCAGCCAAGTACCAGGGCATCCTGAGCGAGGCCGTCTCCAGCGGTGCGTACTACACCGCGTACGTGCCCAACTTCCAGCCGGCACAGCTGCTGCAACCCTTCCTGGACTATGCATTCGGGTTCCGCCGCGGCGCATTCGGCGCCGGGGTGCCACCCACTACGCCGGAAACCGGACCTCGCGCCGAGTTGCCGCTGCCGTACAACGCCATACCCGGAGGCTCACGATGA
- a CDS encoding MlaE family ABC transporter permease: protein MGTLQVLRGTYPRAFRTASRPIDVLGRIGDQTLFFGRAIGGTPHAATHFRKEIIRLIAEISMGAGVLAMIGGTLVIVGFLTLATGGTLAVQGYSSLGNIGIEALTGFLSAFINVRIAAPVIAGIGLAATFGAGVTAQLGAMRINEEIDALESMGIPPVEYLVSTRLVAGMIAITPLYSVAVILSFVASRFTTVVLFGQSGGLYDHYFNTFLNPIDLLWSFLQALLMALTILLIHTYYGYFATGGPSGVGVAVGNAVRTSLIVVVSVTLLVSLAVYGSNGNFNLSG from the coding sequence GTGGGCACTCTGCAAGTCCTGCGCGGCACCTATCCGCGCGCGTTCCGCACCGCATCGCGGCCCATCGACGTCTTGGGCCGCATCGGTGATCAGACGCTGTTCTTCGGCCGCGCCATCGGCGGCACACCGCACGCCGCGACCCACTTCCGCAAGGAGATCATCCGGCTGATCGCCGAGATCTCGATGGGCGCCGGAGTGTTGGCGATGATTGGCGGCACGCTGGTGATCGTCGGATTCCTCACCCTGGCCACCGGCGGCACGCTGGCAGTCCAGGGCTACAGCTCACTGGGCAACATCGGCATCGAGGCGCTCACCGGCTTCCTCTCGGCGTTCATCAACGTACGCATCGCGGCGCCCGTGATCGCAGGCATCGGGCTGGCCGCTACGTTCGGTGCCGGCGTCACCGCGCAGCTGGGCGCCATGCGGATCAACGAGGAGATCGACGCGCTGGAGTCGATGGGCATCCCGCCGGTCGAGTACCTGGTGTCGACCCGATTGGTCGCCGGGATGATCGCCATCACCCCGCTGTACTCGGTGGCCGTGATCCTGTCGTTCGTCGCCAGCCGGTTCACGACCGTCGTGCTGTTCGGGCAGTCCGGCGGCCTCTACGACCACTACTTCAACACGTTCCTGAACCCGATCGACCTGCTGTGGTCGTTCCTGCAGGCGCTGCTCATGGCACTGACCATCCTGCTGATCCACACCTACTACGGCTACTTCGCCACCGGCGGGCCCTCCGGCGTCGGTGTCGCAGTCGGCAACGCAGTGCGCACCTCGCTGATCGTGGTGGTGTCGGTGACGCTGCTGGTGTCCCTGGCCGTGTACGGCTCCAACGGCAACTTCAACCTGTCGGGATAG
- a CDS encoding cytochrome P450, translated as MTADFDTVDYFTDQSLIPDPHPYFDHLRSKCPVVKEPNYGVLAITGYDEAGQVLKDTETFSSCIAVAGPFPPLPFTPEGDDISAQISAHRSQMPMFEHMVTMDPPDHTNARSLLNRLLTPRRLKENEDFMWRLADDCLDDFVGNGSCEFLSAYAKPFSLLVIADMLGVPQEDHEEFRVVLGAPRPGAQVGSLDGDLVGLNPLAWLDDKFVGYLEDRRESPRDDVLTALATANYPDGSVPPVLEVARSATFLFAAGQETTTKLLSAAMRVIGDQPEVQDALRADRSRIPVFVEEALRMDAPVKSQFRLAKKNTKIGDMDVPAGTTVMVCPGAVNRDPARFENPHEFDLDRKNVREHIAFGRGVHSCPGGPLARVEGRVSMERILDRMGDIRIDDEKHGPAGSRSYDYEPTFILRGLTQINIQFTPLD; from the coding sequence ATGACAGCCGATTTCGACACCGTCGACTACTTCACCGATCAGTCTCTGATTCCTGATCCGCACCCGTACTTCGACCACCTGCGCAGCAAGTGCCCGGTGGTCAAGGAGCCCAACTACGGCGTGCTCGCCATCACGGGATACGACGAGGCCGGCCAGGTGCTCAAGGACACCGAGACGTTCTCGTCGTGCATCGCGGTGGCGGGCCCGTTCCCGCCGTTGCCGTTCACGCCCGAGGGCGACGACATCTCCGCGCAGATCAGCGCGCACCGGTCGCAGATGCCGATGTTCGAGCACATGGTCACCATGGATCCGCCCGACCACACGAACGCCCGTTCCCTGCTCAATCGGCTCCTGACCCCGCGCCGGCTCAAGGAGAACGAAGACTTCATGTGGCGGCTCGCCGATGACTGCCTCGACGACTTCGTCGGCAACGGCAGTTGTGAGTTTCTCAGCGCCTACGCAAAGCCGTTCTCGCTCTTGGTGATCGCCGACATGCTCGGTGTCCCGCAGGAAGACCACGAGGAGTTCCGCGTCGTGTTGGGCGCGCCGCGGCCCGGAGCGCAGGTCGGTTCCCTCGACGGCGACCTGGTCGGCCTGAACCCGCTGGCGTGGCTCGACGACAAGTTCGTCGGCTATCTCGAGGATCGACGCGAGTCGCCCCGCGACGACGTGCTCACAGCACTGGCCACGGCCAACTACCCCGATGGCTCCGTCCCGCCGGTCCTCGAGGTGGCCCGCTCGGCCACGTTCCTCTTCGCCGCCGGGCAGGAGACCACTACCAAGCTGCTGTCGGCGGCCATGCGGGTGATCGGTGATCAACCCGAGGTGCAGGACGCCCTGCGCGCGGACCGCAGCCGGATCCCGGTGTTCGTCGAAGAGGCGCTGCGCATGGATGCTCCCGTCAAGAGCCAGTTCCGCTTGGCCAAGAAGAACACGAAGATCGGCGACATGGACGTGCCTGCCGGCACCACCGTGATGGTGTGCCCGGGTGCGGTGAACCGCGACCCGGCGCGCTTCGAGAACCCGCACGAGTTCGACCTCGATCGCAAGAACGTTCGCGAGCACATCGCGTTCGGTCGCGGCGTGCACAGCTGCCCCGGCGGCCCGTTGGCCCGCGTCGAGGGCCGTGTGTCGATGGAACGCATCCTGGATCGCATGGGCGACATCAGGATCGACGACGAGAAGCACGGGCCCGCGGGTAGCCGCAGCTACGACTACGAGCCGACGTTCATCCTCCGCGGGCTGACGCAGATCAACATTCAGTTCACCCCGCTCGACTGA